A part of Gramella sp. MAR_2010_147 genomic DNA contains:
- the gldJ gene encoding gliding motility lipoprotein GldJ — protein sequence MKLNVALKAVIAVVCGVSLLSCNKSNNYKNTSRATGWDINSDEGGFQYNTDYKEQEAAPGLVFVEGGTYTMGRVQDDPMHDWNNTPTQQHVQSFYMDETEVTNKMYLEYLDWLRRVFPPSEENYKNIYDGALPDTLVWRNRLGYNETMVTNYLRHPAYAEYPVVGVSWIQAVEFSKWRTDRVNESNLEKEGFIKEGARYTDVDASSTFNTETYIHTPSKAYGGNTEISQGGDESQDRLNETNEAGDPIKKVYPGRESGLIYPEYRLPTEAEWEYAALGLTGIRSYNTYRGRKKYPWDGQYTRNGDVKRMGDQLANFKQGDGDYGGIAGWSDDGADITAEVKTYEPNDFGLYDMAGNVSEWVADVYRPIVDDEFNDFNYYRGNVYTKHAINEDGTVKIVGTDDVVYDTLSNGKLVARNLPGEIAQVPVTEEDTYMRTNFTESDQRDYRDGDKSSSRYYQPFQETEEDPAKRMYNSPTYDNFTYADSTSEGGITERGYDKEKRTTLVSDEVRVYKGGSWRDRAYWLDPAQRRYFPQDMATDYIGFRNAMSRVGSKSLDKNKTARSN from the coding sequence ATGAAATTGAATGTAGCTTTAAAAGCCGTTATTGCTGTAGTTTGTGGCGTTAGCTTACTAAGCTGTAATAAATCGAACAATTACAAAAACACCTCTCGCGCAACCGGATGGGATATAAATTCGGATGAAGGCGGATTTCAATACAACACCGATTATAAGGAGCAGGAAGCTGCCCCGGGTCTTGTATTTGTAGAAGGAGGAACTTACACTATGGGACGTGTGCAAGATGACCCTATGCACGACTGGAACAACACACCAACACAACAACATGTTCAGTCCTTTTATATGGACGAGACCGAAGTTACCAACAAAATGTATCTGGAATACCTAGATTGGCTAAGACGTGTTTTCCCTCCAAGTGAAGAAAATTATAAGAATATTTATGACGGAGCTCTTCCAGACACCTTGGTATGGAGAAACCGTTTAGGATATAATGAAACGATGGTAACTAATTACCTACGTCACCCAGCTTATGCAGAGTACCCTGTTGTTGGAGTTAGCTGGATTCAGGCTGTGGAATTCAGTAAATGGAGAACAGATCGTGTAAACGAAAGCAACCTGGAAAAAGAAGGTTTTATTAAAGAAGGCGCAAGATATACAGATGTAGATGCCTCTTCTACGTTTAATACTGAAACATATATTCACACCCCGAGTAAAGCTTATGGAGGCAATACCGAAATTAGTCAGGGTGGTGATGAATCTCAAGACAGGCTGAATGAAACCAATGAAGCCGGTGATCCAATTAAAAAAGTATATCCAGGTCGTGAAAGCGGATTAATTTATCCAGAATACAGACTTCCAACAGAAGCCGAATGGGAATATGCTGCACTGGGATTAACGGGAATTAGAAGCTACAACACTTATAGAGGTAGAAAAAAATATCCTTGGGATGGTCAATACACCAGAAATGGTGATGTTAAGAGAATGGGAGATCAACTTGCCAATTTCAAACAGGGAGATGGTGATTATGGCGGAATTGCAGGATGGAGTGATGATGGTGCCGATATTACAGCGGAAGTAAAAACTTATGAACCTAACGATTTTGGTCTATATGATATGGCTGGAAATGTTTCTGAATGGGTTGCTGACGTTTACAGGCCTATCGTAGATGATGAATTTAATGACTTCAATTATTACCGTGGTAACGTTTACACCAAACATGCCATCAATGAAGATGGTACCGTAAAAATTGTTGGAACAGATGATGTTGTGTATGATACTTTAAGCAATGGAAAACTGGTAGCTCGAAACCTTCCTGGTGAGATCGCTCAGGTGCCTGTTACTGAAGAAGACACTTACATGAGAACTAATTTCACTGAGAGTGATCAAAGAGATTACCGTGATGGTGATAAAAGCTCCAGTAGATATTACCAGCCCTTCCAGGAAACAGAAGAAGATCCTGCTAAAAGGATGTATAATTCTCCTACTTACGACAATTTCACTTATGCTGATAGCACATCTGAAGGTGGAATTACAGAAAGGGGTTACGACAAAGAAAAAAGAACCACACTGGTTAGTGATGAAGTAAGAGTTTATAAAGGAGGTAGCTGGAGAGACAGAGCTTATTGGCTAGACCCAGCTCAGCGCCGCTATTTTCCACAAGACATGGCCACAGACTATATTGGTTTTAGAAATGCAATGTCTCGAGTTGGCTCTAAATCTTTAGATAAAAACAAGACAGCCAGAAGTAATTAA
- the porV gene encoding type IX secretion system outer membrane channel protein PorV has protein sequence MKKITFFLIVAILFADLSLFAQENDRDRVITTAVPFLLVAADARAAGMGDQGVATSPDVFSQQWNPAKYAFADRENGVAVSYTPYLSEIVNDIFLGSLNYFHKLDDRSAVAASLRYFSLGSIETRQGFEDLPLLVSPNELTFDVSYSLKLSETLSMAVAGRYLRSDLGLQDSEDLGAASTFGVDVAAYYEGEQLTLSNFDGRWRLGAAISNIGPKMKYDDAGQENFIPTNLKLGAGFDFIFDADNRLGTYVEFNKLLVPTPQDFDDDGDIDGEDDEEYNSVGSIEGVFKSFGDAPDGFSEELKEVTLALGAEYWYQEKFALRAGYFNESEEKGFRRFFSLGAGFAYENIIIDASYLFSTSSVPSPLEGTLRFGLSFNFGDSFNN, from the coding sequence ATGAAAAAAATTACATTCTTTTTGATCGTCGCCATTTTGTTTGCCGATCTTTCATTGTTTGCTCAGGAAAATGATAGGGATAGGGTAATTACTACGGCTGTTCCTTTTTTATTGGTTGCTGCAGATGCGCGTGCTGCCGGGATGGGTGACCAGGGGGTTGCTACCTCTCCAGATGTTTTTTCTCAACAATGGAATCCGGCGAAGTATGCTTTTGCAGACAGAGAAAATGGCGTGGCAGTGTCCTACACTCCATATTTAAGTGAGATTGTTAATGATATCTTTCTTGGAAGTCTTAACTACTTCCATAAATTAGATGATCGTAGTGCAGTTGCGGCAAGTCTTCGATATTTTAGTTTGGGATCTATTGAGACCCGTCAGGGCTTTGAAGATCTTCCTCTTTTGGTTAGTCCTAATGAACTTACATTTGATGTTTCTTATTCTTTGAAATTAAGTGAAACACTATCTATGGCTGTCGCCGGGAGATATCTTAGATCAGATCTTGGACTTCAGGATAGTGAAGATTTAGGAGCTGCTTCCACTTTTGGGGTAGATGTGGCCGCATATTATGAAGGAGAACAGCTTACGTTAAGTAATTTTGACGGTAGATGGCGTTTGGGTGCTGCGATTTCCAACATTGGGCCTAAAATGAAATATGATGACGCGGGTCAGGAAAACTTTATTCCAACCAATCTTAAACTTGGTGCTGGTTTCGACTTTATTTTTGATGCGGATAATCGTTTAGGAACTTATGTGGAGTTTAATAAGTTGTTGGTGCCAACTCCACAGGATTTTGATGATGACGGGGATATTGATGGTGAAGATGATGAAGAATATAATTCAGTAGGTTCTATAGAAGGTGTTTTTAAATCTTTTGGGGATGCTCCAGATGGTTTTTCTGAAGAGTTAAAAGAGGTAACACTTGCTTTAGGAGCTGAATACTGGTATCAGGAGAAATTTGCTCTTCGCGCAGGATACTTCAATGAAAGTGAAGAAAAGGGGTTTAGAAGATTTTTCTCGTTAGGTGCTGGTTTTGCCTATGAGAATATTATTATAGACGCCTCTTATTTATTTTCCACGTCTTCTGTTCCAAGTCCTTTAGAAGGAACACTTAGATTTGGATTAAGTTTTAATTTTGGAGATAGCTTCAATAATTAA
- the cdd gene encoding cytidine deaminase gives MKPLTITSRLEVYESIDEIPQDVQDLMQKAIDVREHAYAPYSRFKVGAAILLENEEVVVGSNQENASYPSGLCAERTAIYAAGAKFPNSRILKIAITAKSLRHKVVSPVPPCGACRQAMVEYEVKQEDAIELYFMGETGKVVKAESIKDLLPLVFDNSCL, from the coding sequence ATGAAGCCACTTACCATTACTTCACGTTTAGAAGTTTATGAATCTATAGATGAAATTCCTCAGGATGTTCAGGATCTAATGCAGAAAGCTATTGATGTGAGGGAGCATGCTTATGCGCCATATTCCAGATTTAAAGTAGGGGCTGCTATTCTTTTGGAGAATGAAGAAGTCGTAGTAGGGAGTAATCAGGAGAATGCGTCCTATCCATCCGGTTTATGTGCTGAGAGAACGGCTATCTATGCAGCTGGGGCTAAGTTTCCTAATTCCCGAATTTTAAAAATTGCGATCACAGCAAAATCTTTAAGACATAAAGTTGTTTCGCCGGTGCCTCCATGCGGTGCATGCAGACAAGCTATGGTTGAATATGAAGTAAAGCAGGAAGATGCCATTGAACTTTATTTCATGGGAGAAACAGGAAAAGTTGTAAAAGCTGAGTCTATAAAGGATTTGTTGCCTTTAGTGTTTGATAATTCCTGTCTATAA
- the pdhA gene encoding pyruvate dehydrogenase (acetyl-transferring) E1 component subunit alpha has product MKKITKATYLKWYEDMLFWRKFEDKLAQVYIQQKVRGFLHLYNGQEAILAGALHAMDLEKDRMITAYRNHVQPIGMGVDPKRVMAELYGKKTGTSMGLGGSMHIFAKEQRFYGGHGIVGGQIPLGAGLAFADKYHKRDNVTLTFMGDGAVRQGALHETLNMAVNWNLPVVFCVENNGYAMGTSVARTSKDTEIWKLGNGYEMPCGPVDAMDPVKVAEALDEAITRARKGNGPTFLELKTYRYRGHSMSDAQKYRTKDEVAEYQKLDPITKVKEIIKEKKYASEKEIKEIDKRVKEKVSECEKFADESDFPDKNIMYDVVYEQEDYPFLAHKLD; this is encoded by the coding sequence ATGAAGAAAATTACAAAAGCCACCTACTTAAAGTGGTACGAGGATATGTTGTTTTGGCGCAAATTCGAGGATAAGCTTGCGCAGGTTTATATTCAACAAAAAGTTAGAGGATTTTTACATTTATATAACGGGCAGGAAGCTATTTTAGCAGGTGCACTTCATGCGATGGATCTTGAAAAAGACCGTATGATTACCGCCTACAGAAACCATGTTCAGCCAATCGGGATGGGAGTGGATCCTAAAAGAGTAATGGCAGAGCTTTATGGAAAGAAGACTGGTACCTCGATGGGACTTGGGGGCTCTATGCATATTTTCGCCAAAGAACAAAGATTCTATGGTGGTCACGGGATTGTTGGAGGTCAAATTCCTCTGGGAGCTGGACTTGCTTTTGCCGATAAATACCACAAAAGAGATAATGTAACCTTAACCTTTATGGGTGATGGTGCAGTAAGACAGGGAGCTCTTCATGAAACCCTGAATATGGCTGTAAACTGGAATTTACCGGTTGTTTTCTGTGTGGAGAATAATGGGTATGCTATGGGAACCTCTGTGGCACGTACTTCCAAGGATACTGAAATATGGAAATTGGGTAATGGCTATGAGATGCCATGTGGCCCTGTAGATGCAATGGATCCCGTAAAAGTTGCTGAAGCACTGGATGAGGCAATCACCAGAGCGAGAAAAGGAAATGGTCCAACTTTCCTTGAGTTAAAAACATATCGATATAGAGGTCATTCTATGAGTGATGCTCAGAAATATCGTACCAAGGATGAAGTTGCTGAATATCAGAAACTAGATCCTATCACTAAAGTTAAGGAGATAATTAAGGAGAAGAAATACGCTTCAGAAAAAGAAATAAAAGAGATCGATAAACGCGTTAAGGAGAAAGTTTCAGAATGTGAGAAATTTGCAGATGAATCAGATTTCCCGGATAAGAATATCATGTACGACGTTGTTTACGAACAAGAGGATTATCCTTTTCTAGCACATAAATTAGACTAA
- a CDS encoding pyruvate dehydrogenase complex dihydrolipoamide acetyltransferase: protein MAEVIKMPRLSDTMEEGTVAKWLKKKGDKVEEGDILAEIETDKATMEFESFYDGTLLHIGVEEGDGAPVDELLAIIGEEGEDISDLINGGGSDDDSEDDKDEKKDKSAESKDKKKSKDDSDKDDESDSDDDGGDDEGVPEGVEIINMPRLSDTMEEGTVAAWLKQEGDKVQEGDILAEIETDKATMEFESFYEGTLLKIGIQEGESAKVDSLLAIIGPEGTDVSKIDTSGGSDKKKKKSDSADKKEENTDSSKDSEKQDKEEKSSSSQSEAKDGKRIFASPLAKKMAEDKGIDLSNVSGSGENGRIVKKDIENYKESDKPAEAKADSAEKSTAAAQPYTPAGEESFEDRKNSQMRKVIAKRLGESKFTAPHYYLTIEVNMENAMASRKHINEMPDVKVSFNDMVIKASAMALRKHPQVNSQWTGDATKIARHIHMGVAVAVEEGLVVPVLKFADQMSLTQIGGNVKDLAGKARNKKIQPADMEGSTFTVSNLGMFGIVEFTSIINQPNSAILSVGTIVEKPVVKNGEIVVGNTMKLTLACDHRTVDGATGAAFLQTLKTYMENPVTMLA from the coding sequence ATGGCAGAAGTTATCAAAATGCCACGTTTGAGCGATACCATGGAAGAAGGTACCGTTGCAAAGTGGCTGAAAAAAAAGGGAGATAAAGTAGAAGAAGGTGATATTCTGGCTGAAATCGAAACTGACAAAGCCACGATGGAATTTGAATCTTTTTATGATGGGACTTTACTTCATATTGGGGTTGAAGAGGGCGATGGCGCCCCGGTGGATGAATTGCTGGCTATAATTGGTGAAGAAGGTGAAGATATTTCTGACCTTATCAATGGAGGTGGCAGTGATGATGATTCTGAAGATGATAAGGATGAGAAAAAGGATAAATCTGCAGAGTCTAAGGATAAGAAAAAATCTAAAGACGATTCTGATAAAGATGATGAGTCAGATTCCGATGATGACGGTGGAGATGATGAAGGTGTTCCCGAGGGTGTGGAAATTATAAATATGCCTCGTTTAAGTGACACGATGGAAGAAGGAACCGTGGCTGCATGGCTTAAGCAGGAAGGGGACAAAGTTCAGGAAGGAGATATTCTTGCTGAAATAGAAACCGATAAGGCTACAATGGAATTTGAGTCTTTCTATGAAGGTACGCTGTTGAAAATAGGAATCCAGGAAGGGGAGTCTGCAAAAGTAGATAGTCTTCTGGCAATTATTGGCCCTGAAGGAACCGATGTTTCAAAAATTGATACTTCGGGCGGAAGCGATAAAAAGAAAAAGAAATCTGATTCAGCAGATAAAAAAGAAGAGAATACCGATTCTTCTAAAGATTCAGAAAAACAGGATAAAGAAGAGAAAAGTTCTTCCAGCCAGTCTGAAGCTAAGGACGGAAAAAGAATTTTTGCTTCTCCATTGGCCAAAAAAATGGCTGAAGATAAGGGAATTGACCTTTCCAATGTTTCAGGATCTGGTGAGAATGGAAGGATCGTAAAGAAAGATATAGAAAACTATAAAGAGTCTGATAAACCAGCAGAAGCAAAAGCAGATTCAGCTGAAAAATCTACTGCTGCGGCTCAGCCATATACTCCGGCGGGAGAAGAAAGTTTTGAAGATCGTAAAAATTCACAAATGCGTAAGGTGATTGCCAAGCGTTTGGGTGAATCTAAATTTACTGCTCCTCATTACTATCTTACTATCGAGGTGAATATGGAGAACGCGATGGCTTCAAGAAAACATATCAACGAAATGCCAGATGTGAAGGTGTCTTTCAATGATATGGTGATCAAAGCTTCAGCAATGGCTCTTAGAAAACATCCACAGGTAAACAGTCAGTGGACAGGGGATGCAACTAAAATTGCCAGGCATATCCATATGGGTGTGGCTGTAGCGGTAGAAGAAGGTCTTGTGGTTCCTGTGCTTAAGTTTGCAGATCAAATGTCGCTAACGCAAATTGGCGGGAATGTAAAAGATCTTGCAGGAAAGGCTAGAAATAAAAAGATCCAGCCGGCAGATATGGAAGGAAGTACTTTTACAGTTTCTAACCTTGGAATGTTTGGAATTGTAGAATTTACCAGTATTATTAATCAACCAAACTCAGCGATACTTTCTGTTGGGACAATCGTAGAGAAGCCGGTGGTTAAGAATGGCGAGATCGTGGTTGGGAATACCATGAAACTTACACTTGCATGCGATCACAGAACGGTTGATGGTGCAACAGGTGCTGCATTTTTACAAACTTTAAAGACTTATATGGAAAACCCGGTGACCATGCTGGCTTAA
- a CDS encoding M20/M25/M40 family metallo-hydrolase gives MRKITQFNTFCGMFIMLFSILACTGQTKNNSEVINAEVSIAEVQNDLNYLSSDDLMGRKTGSQGIEDAAVFIEDKFQTYGLKPYFETYRDHFMINDIKGFNVVGYLEGSDSKLKDEFIVIGAHYDHIGTGKEVEGDTIANGANDNAAGTVGVIQLAKYFAENGGNKRSIIFALFSGEEMGLKGSKHLAEKLKEEDLNLYVMFNLEMIGVPMKAKDFKAYLTGFEKSNLAEKFNEYSDGEQVLGFLPQAQQMSLFQRSDNYPFYQVFGVPSQTVSTFDFSNYPYYHHVDDESEFLNAEFMASLIEDLIPGLVKMSSSAEKEIKMNE, from the coding sequence ATGAGAAAAATAACACAGTTCAATACATTTTGCGGCATGTTCATTATGCTGTTTTCTATCCTGGCATGTACTGGCCAAACCAAAAACAATTCAGAAGTAATAAATGCTGAAGTTTCTATCGCTGAAGTTCAGAATGATCTCAACTACCTGTCTTCAGATGATTTAATGGGAAGAAAAACAGGAAGCCAGGGGATTGAAGATGCTGCAGTATTTATTGAAGATAAATTTCAGACTTATGGGCTGAAACCATATTTTGAGACCTATAGAGATCATTTTATGATCAATGACATTAAGGGATTTAATGTAGTAGGATATCTGGAAGGTAGCGATTCCAAGTTGAAAGATGAGTTTATAGTGATAGGGGCGCATTATGATCATATTGGAACTGGAAAAGAAGTTGAAGGAGATACAATTGCGAATGGTGCTAACGATAATGCCGCAGGTACCGTTGGAGTAATTCAGCTGGCGAAATATTTTGCTGAAAATGGAGGAAATAAAAGGAGTATTATTTTCGCTTTGTTCTCAGGGGAAGAAATGGGATTAAAAGGTTCAAAGCATTTGGCTGAAAAGTTGAAAGAAGAAGATCTGAACTTATATGTGATGTTCAACCTTGAAATGATTGGGGTACCAATGAAGGCGAAAGATTTTAAGGCTTACTTGACCGGATTCGAAAAATCGAATCTCGCTGAAAAATTTAATGAATATTCTGATGGAGAACAGGTACTGGGATTTTTGCCACAGGCTCAGCAGATGAGCCTTTTCCAACGAAGTGATAACTATCCGTTCTATCAGGTTTTTGGAGTGCCTTCGCAAACTGTGAGTACTTTTGATTTTTCTAATTATCCATATTATCATCATGTAGATGACGAATCTGAATTTCTGAATGCTGAATTTATGGCTTCCCTGATAGAAGATCTCATTCCTGGATTAGTGAAAATGTCCAGTTCTGCTGAGAAGGAAATTAAAATGAACGAGTAA
- a CDS encoding SDR family NAD(P)-dependent oxidoreductase: protein MKNIVVTGTSRGIGFELVSILSKMGHNVLALSRNKKPVANMELSNVNAFSFDITDEDSHIRAESFIEDQWSSKVDILVNNAGAFLNKPFEETKSNDFREVYEVNVIGVASITRKLLRFMYKDSHVLNISSMGGIQGSMKFPGLAAYSSSKGALLTLTELLAEEYKESGPSFNALALGAVQTEMLEEAFPGYKAPVNAQEMAKYIADFSLNGQKFYNGKILQVSNSTP, encoded by the coding sequence ATGAAGAATATTGTAGTTACAGGTACCAGCAGAGGTATTGGGTTTGAACTGGTTTCCATTTTGTCAAAAATGGGGCATAATGTACTGGCCTTATCCCGCAATAAAAAACCCGTGGCAAACATGGAATTATCTAATGTAAATGCTTTTTCTTTTGATATCACAGATGAAGACAGTCATATTCGAGCTGAAAGTTTTATTGAAGATCAGTGGAGCTCCAAAGTAGATATTTTAGTTAATAACGCCGGTGCCTTTTTAAATAAGCCGTTTGAAGAAACAAAGTCAAATGATTTTAGAGAGGTATATGAAGTAAATGTAATTGGGGTTGCCTCCATTACCAGAAAATTACTTCGCTTTATGTACAAAGACTCCCATGTGCTAAATATCAGTAGTATGGGCGGAATTCAGGGAAGTATGAAGTTTCCTGGACTAGCGGCGTACAGTTCCAGTAAAGGTGCGTTGTTAACACTCACTGAATTGCTAGCGGAAGAGTATAAAGAGAGTGGGCCATCTTTTAATGCACTGGCCCTTGGTGCAGTTCAAACAGAAATGCTCGAAGAGGCTTTTCCCGGGTATAAAGCTCCTGTGAATGCTCAGGAAATGGCCAAATATATTGCAGATTTTAGTTTGAACGGGCAAAAATTCTATAACGGTAAAATTTTGCAGGTGTCCAATAGTACACCCTGA
- a CDS encoding SprT-like domain-containing protein, which yields MKEILSKYLPANAVEPVSELIKMNGVHLKIVNERVTRHGDYRRLPDGSQQITINANLNKYRFLITSIHEIAHLIAFEKYGREIKPHGLEWKFCFRSLMLPFIRPEIFPNSLLPVIANHFRNPKASSDTDAKLSVALKSFDPENGKNYIFEIPLGSVFKIHNGKTFKKGPRKVKRYECLEIDSGKIYLFQPNAEVHLIKV from the coding sequence ATGAAGGAGATTCTTTCAAAATACCTGCCGGCAAATGCGGTAGAACCCGTTTCAGAATTGATAAAAATGAATGGGGTTCACTTAAAGATTGTCAATGAACGTGTAACCAGACATGGTGATTACAGAAGATTACCGGATGGCTCTCAGCAAATCACCATTAATGCAAATTTGAATAAATACCGGTTTTTAATAACCAGTATTCATGAGATCGCTCATTTAATCGCTTTTGAAAAATATGGACGTGAAATAAAACCTCATGGATTGGAATGGAAATTTTGTTTTAGAAGTTTGATGTTACCTTTTATAAGACCAGAGATATTTCCAAATTCCTTATTGCCGGTGATCGCAAATCATTTTAGAAATCCAAAAGCCAGTAGTGATACAGATGCAAAATTATCTGTTGCGCTCAAAAGTTTTGATCCTGAGAATGGTAAAAACTATATTTTTGAGATTCCTTTAGGAAGTGTGTTCAAGATCCATAACGGGAAGACTTTTAAAAAAGGTCCTAGAAAAGTGAAACGATACGAATGCCTGGAAATCGATTCAGGAAAAATTTATTTATTTCAGCCAAATGCTGAAGTACATTTAATTAAGGTTTAA
- a CDS encoding mannose-1-phosphate guanylyltransferase: protein MTGTKKDNYYAIIMAGGVGSRFWPASKASNPKQFIDILGVGETLFQTTFKRLSRLIPAENIYVLTNEKYVDMIKDQVPQIKNEQIVPEPEMRNTAPSILLGALKIFKKNENALTIVAPSDHWIKDEDGFIESIQEAFDNVENDDKLITLGVEPTMPNTGYGYIKYDKERKENVKKVDAFTEKPNVKKAKKFIEAGNYAWNAGIFIWSAKFIIENFKQYLPDMFDIFNKGERKWNTNEEQQFLKENYSKASNISIDYGIMEKSDDVYVIPVSFDWNDLGTWSSVQTELPADEDDNTTINCRLHSEDSKNNIVSAIDKKIVVLKGLSDFIIVEDKDILMIVPKSDEQYIKELRDQVMKDFGEDLG from the coding sequence ATGACGGGGACTAAAAAAGATAATTACTATGCAATTATTATGGCAGGCGGTGTTGGGTCAAGATTTTGGCCAGCAAGTAAAGCATCAAATCCTAAGCAGTTCATAGATATTTTGGGCGTAGGGGAAACGCTTTTTCAAACTACTTTTAAAAGACTTTCAAGACTTATTCCTGCTGAAAATATTTATGTGCTAACCAATGAAAAGTATGTAGATATGATCAAAGATCAGGTTCCGCAAATAAAAAACGAGCAAATTGTTCCGGAGCCCGAAATGAGAAATACTGCACCCAGCATTTTATTAGGGGCATTGAAGATTTTCAAAAAGAATGAGAATGCTTTAACAATCGTAGCTCCCAGTGATCACTGGATAAAGGACGAAGACGGTTTTATCGAGTCTATCCAGGAAGCTTTTGACAATGTAGAGAATGATGACAAACTTATAACGCTTGGTGTGGAACCAACAATGCCAAATACGGGTTACGGATATATTAAGTATGATAAGGAGCGAAAGGAAAACGTTAAGAAGGTAGATGCTTTTACAGAAAAACCAAACGTAAAAAAGGCGAAGAAATTTATTGAAGCTGGAAATTATGCCTGGAATGCCGGTATTTTTATATGGAGTGCAAAATTTATTATTGAAAATTTTAAGCAGTATCTGCCAGATATGTTTGATATTTTTAATAAAGGAGAAAGAAAGTGGAATACAAATGAAGAACAGCAGTTTTTGAAAGAGAATTACTCCAAAGCTTCTAATATTTCAATTGATTACGGGATCATGGAGAAATCTGATGATGTGTATGTGATTCCGGTAAGTTTTGACTGGAATGATCTTGGAACCTGGTCTTCGGTACAAACCGAATTACCTGCAGATGAAGATGATAATACAACGATAAACTGCAGACTTCATTCAGAAGATTCAAAAAATAATATTGTTTCTGCAATTGATAAAAAGATCGTAGTTTTAAAAGGGTTGTCAGATTTTATAATAGTTGAAGATAAAGATATTTTAATGATCGTTCCAAAATCTGATGAACAGTATATTAAAGAATTAAGAGATCAGGTTATGAAAGATTTTGGTGAAGACCTAGGTTAA